The following are encoded together in the Panicum virgatum strain AP13 chromosome 6K, P.virgatum_v5, whole genome shotgun sequence genome:
- the LOC120711941 gene encoding pentatricopeptide repeat-containing protein At5g66520-like — MAGVAGYVELLSRCGEARAIARIQGALVTSGRIRQSAELHDALIRALSRSARPHLAHPLYAHLLRAGLLPTPHTLPSLLKSIALSPAAPGAAALAVAVHAHAVKLGLERFRHVSNALILVHAGVLGRLDDGLLLLRTAAAVDAASFNTLISAYARAGRVADARKLFDEMPSRNAVSWSAIVNGYVQAGDGMEALEMFARMQAEGVCPDDTVLVGVLAACAQHGALEQGKWVHGYLKANGTMITVFLGTALVDMYSKCGEVQLAMDVFETMKDKNLLAWTSMIKGLAVHGRGSEALALFSQMESSGVRPDDIAFIGALSACTHAGLVNKGWELFDSMVMKYGIKPKIEHYGCMVDLLARNGLLEEAKEMIQKMPMKPDALIWGALMAGCRFHKNVELAEYVGKHWILLEPDKSGAYVLLANIYAASGRHNSAREIRNLMREKGIDKTPGCSTVEIKGIIHQFIVGDLSHPRIKDILTKWHEIDSRIRLEEGYIPDKKEVLVDIEEEEKEDALSRHSEKLAIAFALISTSDKMPIRIVKNLRVCHDCHHVTKLISKVYGREIIVRDRTRFHLFKDGSCSCKDYW, encoded by the coding sequence ATGGCCGGCGTCGCGGGATACGTGGAGCTGCTGTCCCGCTGCGGCGAGGCGCGGGCGATCGCGCGGATCCAGGGCGCGCTGGTCACGTCGGGGCGGATCCGGCAGAGCGCGGAGCTCCACGACGCTCTCATCCGGGCGCTCTCCCGCTCCGCGCGTCCGCACCTCGCGCACCCGCTCTACGCGCACCTCCTCCGCGCGGGCCTCCTCCCCACCCCGCacaccctcccctccctcctcaaGTCGATCGCGCTGTCCCCGGCGGcaccgggcgcggcggcgctggcggtcgCAGTGCACGCCCACGCCGTCAAGCTCGGCCTGGAGCGGTTCCGCCACGTGAGCAACGCACTCATCCTCGTCCACGCCGGCGTCCTCGGCCGGCTCGACGATGGGCTCCTGCTCCTGCGGACAGCTGCTGCCGTGGACGCCGCCTCGTTCAACACCCTCATCTCAGCCTACGCGAGGGCGGGGCGGGTGGCGGACGCCCGGAAGCTGTTCGACGAAATGCCTTCTAGGAATGCTGTGTCTTGGAGCGCTATAGTTAATGGGTATGTGCAGGCTGGGGATGGGATGGAGGCTCTGGAGATGTTTGCGCGGATGCAAGCTGAAGGTGTTTGCCCGGATGACACGGTGCTTGTTGGGGTGCTAGCAGCATGTGCGCAGCACGGGGCACTAGAGCAGGGTAAGTGGGTGCATGGTTACCTGAAGGCTAACGGCACTATGATCACTGTGTTTTTGGGCACTGCTTTGGTTGATATGTATTCCAAATGTGGCGAGGTGCAGCTTGCAATGGACGTATTTGAGACAATGAAGGACAAGAATTTGCTGGCTTGGACTAGTATGATAAAAGGCCTGGCAGTCCATGGTCGAGGATCAGAGGCATTAGCACTCTTCTCCCAGATGGAGAGCTCAGGTGTCAGGCCAGATGATATTGCCTTCATTGGTGCATTGAGTGCATGCACACATGCAGGGTTGGTTAACAAGGGTTGGGAGCTTTTCGATTCCATGGTGATGAAGTATGGCATTAAACCAAAGATTGAGCACTACGGATGCATGGTGGATCTTCTGGCACGAAATGGCTTGCTTGAGGAGGCAAAAGAGATGATTCAGAAAATGCCCATGAAACCAGATGCCCTGATTTGGGGAGCTCTCATGGCTGGTTGTAGATTTCACAAGAATGTGGAGTTGGCTGAGTATGTTGGCAAGCATTGGATTTTGTTGGAACCTGACAAAAGTGGTGCCTATGTACTTCTAGCTAACATTTATGCTGCTTCAGGTAGGCACAATTCTGCGAGGGAAATTAGGAACCTAATGCGTGAAAAGGGAATTGACAAGACACCTGGTTGTAGCACTGTGGAGATTAAAGGAattattcaccaattcattgttGGCGATCTGTCTCATCCACGCATAAAAGATATTTTAACAAAGTGGCATGAGATTGATAGTAGAATTAGGTTAGAGGAGGGGTACATCCCAGATAAGAAGGAAGTTTTGGTTGACATTGAagaagaggagaaggaggaTGCTCTCAGCAGGCACAGTGAGAAGCTGGCAATTGCTTTTGCTTTGATTAGTACTAGTGACAAGATGCCCATTCGGATAGTCAAGAACCTTAGAGTTTGCCATGATTGTCATCATGTCACCAAACTAATATCCAAAGTATATGGGAGAGAAATTATTGTTAGAGATCGAACACGCTTCCATTTGTTCAAAGATGGCAGTTGTTCTTGCAAGGACTATTGGTAA